Below is a genomic region from Kwoniella shivajii chromosome 10, complete sequence.
CAGCCTCACCTATCTAGCTTCGCACAGACGActtcattcctctttcataATCTTATCCTTCTTAGGCTGATTGCGCAAGTGAGATTGACTCAAAGGTCCACCAAGACTATATGAGGCTTAGACCATCCTGCAAAAGGATAGAAATGCTTTGTTCACCAAGAGGCTTACACCTGAAATTGAAAGTGTGGAAAAGATAGGTGGATTAGATTGATGCCGCCAGTGTCTGTTGCCCAAGCTGCCAGGTGAGTAAATCAATTGTGCAGATTGAAGTGTTCGACTTCGGATGCTTCAAACCTGACATTTTGGGCAACAGACACTGTAGATCGATATTCTACTCATACGGATCTATTTATATCGACAGCTTGTGGGATGATCACCCACTTTCTCCACATAGCAAAGCGCATTGGATATAATAAGATTGTCATCGGGATTCACGAGACCATTTTTAGATTGCTACTATGCCGCTAATTTCCACATTGTGACAAAGAATCATACTGAATATATGCATAGTCAAAAAAAGTTGGCAAAAGTACCAGGCTACAGTATACTGACGTACACCGTACAACATATGACTAGTTAGAGTTACGTTTGTTCTCGTCAAACGTTATCTCGCCGTTGTGCAAGATGATCAGCCAACAGGACAAGCGCTTTCCACCGCACAATTGGGAAGTACAGCGGGATAGATACTTTGAGGTTCAGTTTGGTAATAGTATTCGATTCGTCGGACTACAGTATGACTCAACCAAATTAGCAATCATAAAGCGATTCACCATTTGACGGATACGAGTGAATTACACATACCTTGAAGGACATTATCTTCGGTTGGTGTGCCAGTAAATGTAGGATCACCGTTTGACCaattgttgatgatgacggtaGATGGATTCACGGGTTCTTCGCGTAGTCGAGCTTAGAATTTAGCTTTCGATATTTCAGCTGTTTGTGTGACACGACTTACGATGCGGTTCAGGGCCTTTCAATACTTGATCATTGTAGTAAAACTTGGATGAATCTTTATACCATCCGATACTGTTTTCGTTATTAGCATCAGAAAGAGCATAAGCTTTAATTGATATTCAAAGACGGTCTTTGTAAACGGACACTCCTGCACGTACGTATATTTATTGAAATCCGCAGTCGGATCGTTTGCGTAATCGGCATGTTCACCATCTTTACTTCCAGCAGGCTAAATGATCATTTCCCGTCAACCAAAAATCAGGTTTTGGATCTACCAAGTCCGAGCTGCTAAAAGAATAGAGCAACAGGATTTGAAGTACGTACATCATAGTTACTTAACCCAATTCCTTTATCACCATTTTCGTCTGCTACAAATACGTTTTTACCTAACATTTCCAAATCaagttcatcttctgttcccGGAACTGCACGGTAGGTGAACTACATatacaagatcaagtcagTCATCATCTATGGTCGTATTGGGTAGGGAGGATGGAAGAGCTGGACTTACGAGACTCTGACATGTACCCAAACCTTTATCGATCTTGGCATCCATTGAAAATACACCTCCAGAGATATTAGTATTTTGATCACCTCTAAAAACCAGTTCTCCTCCTGTGAAACCGCTACTACCAGCTGGAACTTTGATGTTTAGTACGCCATTAGCTATATAGATGTTGTCAGAGCCTCCCATGCAGAACACGCTTGGATCAACAGTAGAATTAGGTCCAATCCTTCTCCCAGCGGATGTCTCAAATCCTAAAGACGAGATATCTGTTCCATCTGCGATAGTGGAAAAATCGATTATCTTGGCATAAGGGTAATATGAGTTCTCATATTTGGACAAGGAATAtccacattcacattcaccaGAACCGGTTGCAGCAGAAGGATCTGCCGAAGACGTACTGGTCGCTGATTGCGATACGGAAACAGGTTGACTGTTTGATGTGCTAGATATGATTGGTGCTGATGGTGCATAACCTGTGGAAGCGGGATCGCCATTGGGtcgagaagatgatgctcCGACTGTCCGAGTAGCTGCTTTAGTTGCGCTGTAGTCCCCAGTACTAATGACTGTAGGTGGACTTGCGGCCGACGTGTCataaagtgatgaagatgaatcagcaGTAGAGAGGGGTACTGTAGCCGAATCAGAGATGGAAGTAGCCGGCGGTCCTTGATAGGCTGTGTTCTGGACATCTGTGACAGTAGCAGGATTGACAGTACCGTAGTTGCCCGGAATAACAGTAGCAGGATCTGTTGGTGGAGCTTGAATTTCGGGATGTTCACATAACCAAGATGCCGCAGCATCCAGTGTTGCACAAGCTTGATTAGATCCTGCAGTGGTCGTGGGACAATGACCGTATTCACATCTGACGTGGGCTACAGTAGGAACTGGGTCTACCTCTTGTCTGGCGTTGAACTTTAGTGGCGTCGCACGTACAAGTACTGGTAGTAGTAATAAGGCAAATGAGAATGGGTAAAACATGTCGAATCAATTAAAGCGTTAATGAAAGTGAGGATCTCAACTAGTAGTGGCAATATGACCTTGAGAAGAGCAATAGGTTAGGACGTATCCAGTACGTCTTTATAATTATGGGTGAGAGTAGGTCGTAAATGTACTCTTCAAGGATCAGTGTTGTTTTTATATGTAACGAACTGAAACTGTCACTCATGTCACCTCGGTTGAATTATCCTTTCAATCTGTACTTTCTCCTAATTGATTAAATGGAGACAAAGTCGATACTACTGACTACCTTTCTGTCTCCAAGAAAGCCAAGCCACAGTGATATTCGCCTTTCCTTTGACAATCATTCAGCAAGGGGCAGACCAATCCATTTCATTCACTGAATGCCTTTCGATCGGTTCGGGTCGTACTGCTAGATCGAAAAGGTGGTCTCTGCCACAAAGTGATTATTTCATATTATGATTAATTGTGATTGTGCCACTTTTGGTTCATACGCGATTCATTCTGATTCAAAGACGCGTTTGATTTGGAAGGATTGAACATTACTTGTTCCACTTTTTCAACTTTCAGTTTGACATAACGCTGCAGAACAACTATTGTGTCACTACATTGGACTCCCTCTCGCCTCAAAACAGCAAAATGGCTCACCATATCGACCCAGTCAACCTCACTCCCATACCGCCGTTGCTTGATTCATACACGTATCATTCGAAGTTACCGGATTCCATAGATGGACAAgtgaaagatggtgatgaaggcTGGATGATGGGTATTGATGAGGCTGGACGAGGGCGTGAGTTCAGCTCTCAAGCTTCCTTCCCCCTTATCCTTGTAAGACTCAGTAGCTGATACTCAGACTATGTCATAGCCGTACTAGGTCAGCCGATTACAGCCCGAACTGGTATGATAGGCGATTAGCTGATATAGCATAATATAGGACCGATGGTTTACGCGGCTGCTTATTGCCctatatcattcaaatcGACATTAGAAGAGATGGGATTTGACGGTATGTGATTCATCTCTTATAGTCTCTTTACTGACatcgagaagaaggataagatTTGATGACAATTTTGGATGGAATATAGATTCAAAGGCACTTTCAGCTGATACTAGACAATCACTCTGGGAATCATTTGACGTGAATCCCGAACTATGttattcttcatcttcattgtCTCCACAAGCTATATCAGCTGGAATGTTGAGAAGAATACCTATAAATCTAAACAGGCAAGCCGAGGTAAGCTAATTGATCGCCAGCGTGATAGCACGGATCATTAGCTGATTTATTTAACTTGTATGATAGGATGCGACGgttggattgatcaaagatgcTTTAGACAGAGGTATAAATATCAAGGAGGTAAGTCAAAATCAATGGCCTTACTGATaaactttcttcttgagctgATAAGAACTACTTCTTTGTTCTTGTATATATCCTCATACTCACTAATCTGTTTCAATCGATAATGAACGCAGTGCTTCGTAGACGCTTTAGGACCAGCACCACAATGGCAAGCTCGTCTAACAGCCATATTCCCTTCTATATCATTCACAGTGTGTCCCAAAGCAGATAGTCTTTTCAAGATCGTAGGAGCAGCCTCTATAGTAGCTAAAGTCACCAGAGATAGATATGTACACGGTTGGGTAGATCCTGAAGACGAGTAAGTAATCAAAATCTACCTCTCTCAGCGGTTATCAGTGTCGGTTTTATGATCTGCTTTCTGACTTCTTGCATTACAGGGATATGCCAAAAGGagatatcgatattgatggggaagaaggagtagGGATTGGTAGAGGATCAGGGTATCCTTCAGATCCTAAAACTCAAGCTTTCCTCAAAGAATCGATAGATCCTATATTCGGTTACAAAGGGATAGTCAGGTTCTCATGGGCAACAGTCAAAGTCCTTTTAGACAAACAAGGCGTAGAATGTAAATGGTACGTTGTATTGCTATAATGAGTCTCAGATCCCGATAATGAGTCCCAGATCCCCTTCCACATACTGTATACATCTTGTCAAGGCGTATCAACCGATTAACGTATAATTTGCAGGATTGACGATAATACTCAACCATCAACTGCGGGCTGGTTTGGCGCTGATGCAGACAATGGAAGACCTAAAATATGGCGAGATATAGGTGTATCCGGTGTTGGGGAGTTATGAGTCTTCGTTGCGTTGTATTTGATTCATACAATGGTCTCGATAGATAGTGCCCATTCATGTTGTAAACATAAGTAAAAAATGCATAATGTACCAAAGAAGTGAAATGTCATCTGTCTTCAATGCTAAATACAAGAGGAATCCAAAGATAATATCAGAGCCATAAATCTAAATGGCTTTGTTATCCCTCATTttcctcatttcttctctaACTGATCTATCCCAATACTTATCAGCTAATATATTTGATTCCCATAATGAAGTAGCGAAAGGATTCAATAATTgtggatcatcaaattcCGGTTTATAGACACCATCAGACATTTTTTCTTCTGTATCTAACATTGATTCCAACTTAGGTTCTTTCGCCATTAATTTTCTTGAAAATGCTATTGCTTGTTTTGCTGTTATCGGAGGGAAATGCAGTGAACATTCGATCAATCTCTTTGAGAAACTTGCAATTCTATAAGGAGGTGATCTGCCTGCATTCCTACTGAAGAAACTTGATTCAAGACATTGTAATAATAAAGTTGATGTCGATAGTTTATTCACGCCGCTCGACCGTGCCGTCGTTGAAATCAGAGGTGGGTCTTCTATCCCGGTATCTAATGAGATAGGTCTCAATAATCCGAAtaaatgattgatgaaatctCCTAAATCAATATTCAACgcttcaccttgacctgaCAAGATTTCAAACGCAGTCGATATTGATAATAGTCTAATTCTAATTCTATTTGATGCACCAACTTGATCAAATTTGTTATttggatcttcatcttcgtcatctgagCCATCGTTGGTCTTGTTATCTTGATCATATGACAATTGGTCCGATATGATCTTCCTCAACACAGCAAGTAAATCACGGAAgaaatcgatattgatgaaatgCGCATAAGCGGATATACCTTCTAATGCAGATGGCAACAAAGGTGTTCGAGTCGGTGACTTCAGTATTGAGAAATATAGTACAAAGAGGTTTTTGAGAGTCTCGGTTTGCTAAAAGAATGAGTGTAATCAGCGATCAGATACGATCCTATACTAGTGTCTAGTGTAGCTGAAACGCTCATTGATTGACAATGAATACTCACAACTTGAGCTCTTTCCTCTTTatcaacttcagcttcagcctctttcatttctttttcaacttcctTTAATTCCTTttgtttcttcctttggTTTTTCGTTGCCCACTGTTTCCGTATATCTGATTTGAATTTTTTGGCTTCGGTAGGTTGATCTTTTTTGTctcctgatccacctcctgctcctccttTAGCGTTCTTTCCACGTTTCATTTGATCCAATTCATTCCTTAATCTCAAATGGAGTAAGCAAGTTAGAACGTTGGGGTTTACTTGGAAGtgtctttctttgatcattctcgCTATCAATCGAACCAAAGTCTGAGCATGAACACCGGAGATATCGTTTCGGAATACTGAAATGAAAGTCTCAAGAACCAAGTCGGCATCCTACGTTATATAGGAGTCAGGTCATATCCCGCCTGTGAGAAAACTTGACAAAGAGACAAACTCACGCTATCCCAGCCTTTCCTGCCTAGCTTTCCGACCAGAACACCCATGAGATTTTCACTGAAGTTGAAGTGGGTCACGCCAACCAACAATTCGCACATACACCTTAAACTTAGACTGGCAAGAGGTGAACGGCCTATATCGGAAAACGATAACGTCAGCTAATATCACCGGTGCATAACGGGAATCAGGTAGCTTACGCTTGATTTCCTGTTCGAGCATCTTCAAATATCCTTTGTAACTCTTTACTAGCAacttttctccttctcttaACCTCTTCACCTCATCTCTAACCTTCTCAGCCTCTTCAATCGCAGTGAGGTCACGGATTCGGTACCCTACATGACATGAATCAGCTGTGGCCCATGATGACGATTCAAAAACCGATGGCACGTACCAGGAATAAGATCTTTGTATACCGCTAATTGAGATAAGAATGCTAGACCTCTTATTGATGCTGGGACGGGCAAATTACTCTCTCCTTCGTCCAGCGAAGGGACGGTAGGTAAAGCGAAGGTTGATAATCTAGTCAAGACGGGGCCCTGCGGAAACGCATCTAGATTAGTACAATGTCCATAACAAGTTTGCCAGGCTGCTTAAGGGGGGCCGGCTTCATCCAATCCCTTGATCCAAAAACCTTTCGCTAAGCGTAGATATCGATAATACTCACAATATCAACCAGTTCACCTCCAGCTAAAATTTCAGCACCTAAAGCTGCCATTTGTTCTTTTGCACTTTCTAGCCTTTGCGCATTCTTCCACCCTTTCATTCCGACAATCTCTGCAACACCCATTCTACcgaatttacctttttgtCCAGCCATTTTCTCAGCTTGTTGaccatcatctgaatcttcatcttcctcctcttcctcttcttcctcggtATCACTCGGCGGTGGAGGAGCTGGTTTTTTCTTCGGTTGAGGTATTTGGATTTTGGTTGATCCTTCTACCATTTGGATTTCACCTGTCGGCAATTTGATCGGTAATCTTCCTacttcaacttgattttcatctttatcttcttcgttaATCTTGGGCTTTGAAGCCAATTTTGATCTACGAATGGCTTCATAATccgtttcatcttccaaccctttctttccctttttacGTCTTTTCGAATCCACTAGgtcaacatcttcttcttcctcacttGGTAAATTATCAAAAGCAGCTACgacatcatcttgatcttcatcagaaGTCATATCTAACGAAGCTCCAGAATCGTATACGCtatcttcgtcatcatcgtcgtttGAGCCAGAATCGAGGCCATCTTCTGAACCAGAGATttccacttcatcatcatctacattTGAGCTTAAGTCAGAATCGAGCTCTGGGTCCGAATCGAAATCATAATCTTCCGAGTCAGATTCtcttgaaggaggtaaaggtattttcaacttttgtcTTTTCAATTTAGGTATAGGTTCACGCTCCTTTGATAAATCATGTAACCTCTTTGTCTCTTTTACAGACCTGAATCATACCATGCAGGTAAAGTCAGCTAGCAAATCATTTTCACCGCAAAACTGCGAACATCACCACAAGTCTCATACGCAAATGATGGACTGGATGAATCAGAATTCAACATACCTCGATAACGCCCCTTCGTCTACACCAAGTAAGAATCTAGCATTCCCAGCTtccataccttcttcttcacctaagtcatctaattcatcctcatcttcatcttcatcctcgtctaTTTGCGTTCTCGTTGATTTCCCTTTAGCTGCAAAAGTGGTTTTTGGTATGGGAATAGATTTTTGATCCCTCAATTTCACTTTTTTAGGTTGCTCAGGTTTCCTCTTTGGTTTTCCAGTAGGTCCCGTCTCTGCTACGTTGCTGTCCTTTCCCTTGGATGGCTTTGACTTCTTGTTACCTCCCTGTAGGTCATAGGAAGTCAGTATGTATTCACTACACGAAGTTGGATTGCAAGGAGGTCAAGACATACCtttgaggaaggaagggggGCGGGAGCTTTACGCTTTCCTAAAGCTTTATTGGATGGTTTGGCCATCTTTCCTAATCTTTTATCTTCGTGAGTCGTTGCCCAGATGTCTAATGAAAGATTGTATGGATAGAAAAGTAGAAATTTGTGACAGAGATATACTGCATTTTTCTTATGTTTTCGAACTTTTTGTGGTACAGAGTTCGAAGCTGCAAGATTCAAAACTTTTCACGTGACTTGACGGGAGATTTGATCCCGTTGCCACCGGTATGcaaatgaatgaatgatgacgagaagaacgatgatggtgatgaagagcaTTCGACTGACATGCGAATGATCCTGATTGATACTGTCTTTCATGCAGATACGGGACCAATCCAATCTTGTCAATCACCAAGGAACTACCATCAATATAGTCAGACTATAACGAGCTGATCATCACATTATTTAGCAAAATTCGGTCATCAACCTCTATCTCTATTTACATCCCGAATCtcatcctttttctccttctaaTCTGCTGCTGGACCGCAACGATGACAGCGGCCAACCAAGCACCTGTCAAACCCATCAGTATCAACCCCGAAGAAACATATATTCAGATATCATACACGACATCTGAACCTCCTAAACTCGCCTATCAAGGTGTTGAATTAGAATACAAAGGTCCAGTGGGTGAACTGAAGGGAGAAGGTATATTTCAGGTCTTGCATCAAGATAACGCATCGCCAGTAAAGAGAAGCGAAGAATTATGGTTGAATAAGAAAGACGGTTTGGTCAAAGAACTGAAAGGCTTAAATGGGGTTACAGGGGTTAATGCAATGGgtgaattgaagatgaggagtAAACGAGAGGAATTTTAGTTGGTTTTGGGTTGTACGCTTTTCGTTTGACTCATCATTGAAGGCCCAcaaccaagaagaagggatgagaaTACGTTTTGTGACATACTACGAACAACGATACATTATATCTGTAGACGAACGAAACATGTTGTATATAATTACGCAAGCCAACGATGGATGAATAAAACACCAAGATGTATACAAATAACGACTGGAAACAGCCTTCGATGTTAGTTGATCTGGATGTTTCATGGAGGTAGACTGGCTATTTCCTCTCGAACAGTTTGAGCTCTTTGTGCACGTTGTAATTGTATAGGAGCAGACTGTGAACAAGGTCAATTGATCAGTAACTTCTCTAAAACTATTGACAAAGTGATGGATCGAATCGACGAAGAATAAGGAAAACTTACTTTTGCAACTTCCGCTAAATTATCAATGACAACTTTGAAAGTTTCCTTAACTTCTTCATGTCTTGGTGGGGGAGGTATTTCCTTCTCCAGATCTTTCTCATCTACTCTCATATCGGTATTGTATCAGCTTCTATTCACGCAAGCGAGATCTCGTGCCGTTTATGAGTCTATTCATTGGGATAAAGGGGATTgataattcaccttctttaccttcttcttcatcaggataCCATTCAGCATCTACCCTTCTGATCTCTAGGTCTTCTTCTACACGATACATAGCTTCCGGCAACCTTTTACGTTTCTCAGCCATATCAGTTTCCCACCTTACTCTTTCAGTCTGTAATGACCATATCGTTCGATCGAGAGTTTCATCGAATCCTTCGGTTGCTATATCACATTTAGATTAGATTTGATGTACAAGAGCGAACCGGAAGAGTACTTGGTTATATATGGGTGCACATCCTTGGATGTGTACATATGTGGACTTGGCAACGAAGAATGTCtcgatactcaccttcgaCATAATCTTCATAATTCTGTCCATTTACTTGTAAGTTATATCTACTCATTTCGAACATTCTTTCTCGTATCTATGAAAAGAACAGTCAGTCATCGCAGACTTTCCACAGTTCCTTATACGATGCGGTTTTCCAACGATCTCATGTCCCACTTCTCTTCTACTAATCCTATCCAGAAGGCCAAAGATTGAACCTCAGTCCGTCTGCGTCtcaacaactcaccttgcctAGTCGACCTTCCAATTCCTTTCTGATCACCTTGGAAGCATCTCCATCTTTACCGCCTGGGATCGTGGCGAGTCTCGTTTCCATGGCCGCCATCAACGCCGAGCTGACATTGTCTTTTACTCTCAACCATTCTGGTTCACGGTCGATTATCAGTCGAGATAATGATGGTTCATCCATTTGAGTGGGAGAGACTATGATCGAGGGTCGGGGTGTTGAGTCTGTCCTTTATTGTTCGCCGAGCTTGGATGCCTGATAGATGGCTATGATGACTTTTGACATATCACTTTGgactgatgatgttggataGGAATGATGATACAACGCAATGTTTATCTTTTCCCCCTCTCTCCTCTCTTGAGCTTCGACAAAGTTGATTTCTTCGTTTTGGATTTGTTTACACGCTTTAAACCATATATTACGTAATTATTCACACCGTCATGTCGAATCTCGGGCGCGGTTGTCTTTTTCCTCGGTGTGGGATGAGTCAACTGACATGAATCTCAACTcttccattcatctctttccttccaaCAACCGATGAAGTGGTGATATCGCAACCAAACTTTGGGAAGTTCTGATGTCGGGATCCGTCAACCCATTCGCAGAGGCGATGAGACGTGGAAGTgagagggaagaaagcgataatgatgaaagttTAGGAGTTGAATTAGAGCGACAGATATCACAATTCAACGGTGAGCTATTCTCCATCACTATAATCGCTGCAGATATACTGAATTGCCAATGTCTCCTATGGATGATGGTGCATAGACATGAAATCAGCTGTAAGCTTCAATAAACGGCTCTGACCTTGGGTACTTTCAGCTGACGTTAGTCTACGCTCGTGAATAGATCGACCAGATGACCCCTTTATTCACCAATCTTCGAAACCAGTGTAAAAACCTCAAAGATCGCAAGGAAACTCTTGAGAACGATGTAAATACCCGAACAAACGAAATCACCAAACTCAATTGTGAAATACAGAATCTCGCCACTGAGAAAGAGTTCTTGTCAAATACTGCTTATCTGGCCAACAACAAAGATGGtacatcgtcatcttcatcttcctcacAGAACCTCTTACAAGAGGGAGATGTGATAGGAAAGCTGACTAGACGCAATTGGttgttggaagaacaagTGAGACATGTCAAACAAGAGACGATCGACATGAAGAGAAGATGCGAGGAAGAcatagaaagagaaagagctaTTTCATCAGGATTAAGAGATAGGATTTCTGATCTTGACACTAGGAGAAAGAATCtcaaagatgtcaaagatCGGAATGATATCACAATCAGAGAATTGCAAAGTCAAATAGATATCGTACAAATGGAAATCAGAGATATACATGAAAAAGCAAACAAGGACAAAGACGATTTAGAAGATTctttgagaaaagaaaagaaggaattggttaaattgaaagaggaattaggtggattaagagcagaaagagaagctgctttggcgGAGGTtagaaagatgaaagatgatattgcAGCTCAAAGTATTAAAAGGTAAACTTGCACTTCACCTTACATCGTAGTCAACTAGCTGATGATCTGCTTTTATCTTTTTAGTCCTCCCCGCATCTTACAGCCTCAAAATCCAAATTTACCACTCTCGCAAATCTCTACTCAACCTATGACACCTACAAAACCTGTATCATGTAAACCTTTTACACCActtttcacttctccttcaagTCATGCTCAAGCAGCATCCCCATCTTCCGTCGCAAGACAGCACTCACACCTTCAAGCTGCTTATACACATTTGCAGAAGACTCATAAATCACTGAAGAACCAATATGATAATTTGAGGAAaattcatcaagaagatatcgatcatatgaagagatatcaagCTTCACAAATtgaacgaaagaagaagaaagaagaaaggaaatcgaaaaagaaagatgaacgGTCTTTATCAAATAGTCAatttggaggagaaggttCAGTCCTCAGTTCAGGAACAACAGTACATAATGAGACTAAGGTTGGTCTAGTATTGgtggaagaaagtgaatcTGTCCCAAAAAGTCGAAAAAAAAGCAATCGTTCACAGCAAGCTGAGAAACACATCGTGCGAAAAATgggcgatgaagaagaatatatgGCTTATGCCGAACATGACCAATCTGCAGAAATTGAGGAAGGAGTTTGGAGAGTAGACCCTGATATGACAAGTGAAGAACTTGTCAAGGCCATCAATTTGTTTCAATTACCTCAATTGGTCAATCATTCCAGGTCTAATGTCGATAGTTCGCGCAACATACCGAATAGTATACCTCAAGCAGCACTTGCAACTCAAATCACCGATGGACGTCAAACTGAAACTGACACAATTTCGCAGCAACAAACAAGGTCTTCTACCAGGAATGCAAAAGCCgtcgaaagaggtgataatGCTGCTCCTGCAGTACCTCAACCACAAACAAGCTTATCCACACCTCGTCCTTTACCCGCTCAAAGCAAGAGGTTCATTCAACCTGCTCATGTAACCCCTTGGTTAGGCATAACTTCTGGCACTCCAGCCAGCAGTTCGAAAGATAGACGCAAACTTGGGCCTACCAGGAGCAGGGTATTGGACTTgaatgatgaggatgatttcGCTTCTCCACCTGATGAGACCTACACTCCTACATCTGCCAAAACCCCTTTAATCAGGGATCGATTGGGCAAAACTTCGGCTGTTGGTGGAGGAGATTCTTTGAGAAAAATGCTAATGAAACACGCCTACCCTCAAAATGAATATCATCGAACTCCTGCTCCCCTCGTTGGTCAGCGAAGCGGTACTTCAGTGGAGCTCAATGCCTCTATGGCAGTTCAGAATACCCTTTCCACCCCCACTGGCACATCCATGAGGAAACGTAAAATTGCTGATCTGGAGACAGGAGGATTGACACCTGCCGAGAAAGCAACAAAGTTGAAAAAGTTGGCAAAAATGCCTGCTAGTGAGAAGAGAGAACTTTATGCTTCGTAcaagggaaaaggaa
It encodes:
- a CDS encoding ribonuclease HII, whose amino-acid sequence is MAHHIDPVNLTPIPPLLDSYTYHSKLPDSIDGQVKDGDEGWMMGIDEAGRGRPMVYAAAYCPISFKSTLEEMGFDDSKALSADTRQSLWESFDVNPELCYSSSSLSPQAISAGMLRRIPINLNRQAEDATVGLIKDALDRGINIKECFVDALGPAPQWQARLTAIFPSISFTVCPKADSLFKIVGAASIVAKVTRDRYVHGWVDPEDEDMPKGDIDIDGEEGVGIGRGSGYPSDPKTQAFLKESIDPIFGYKGIVRFSWATVKVLLDKQGVECKWIDDNTQPSTAGWFGADADNGRPKIWRDIGVSGVGEL